From a region of the Acidimicrobiales bacterium genome:
- a CDS encoding glycosyl hydrolase family 65 protein, translated as MRYTSLPEPLPKHRFPPDPWRLVETEPDAHDIGVTETLFANANGYLGMRANPSEGREAHSHGTYLNGFHETWPIQHAEMAHAFATTGQTIVNVPDAKLLKLYVDDEPLLLTDADLDHYERAIDFRSGWSYRDLIWRTPAGKRIKVRSTRMVSLVHRHIAVLTFELEMIDSNAPVVVSSQLLNRQDGEDEYHVRSAALGEGVDPRKARRFERRVLEPRLRYGREMGATLGYRCANSGMTLTCAYDHDVETDCEYTVETSVDADLAKTVFSFDAVAGAPIRIVKYVSYHSSRGVPVQELADRCDRTLARAQRTGLEQLRTDQRQWLDEFWSNADVEIDGDTQMQQAIRWNLFQLAQASACANEHGIAAKAVTAGGYDGHYFWDTEVYVVPFLAYTNPEAARKLLRFRWRMLDAARRRATELSQLGALVPWRTINGEEASAYYAAGTAQYHINAAVVQALERYFMATGDVDFLINEGAEILVETARLYEDLGFYATNGRPQFKIHRVTGPDEYTTVVNDNLYTNVMARFNMRFAANTVSMMKADHPEAYEALCRHTGLDEEEIVRWHMAADAMYLPYDEALGIHPQDDNFLDLEPWDFANTPADKYPLLLNFHPLVIYRHQVLKQADVVLAMYLRSEHFNVDQKRRNFDYYDPITTGDSSLSACIQSVVAAQVGYEDLAYDYFQHALFLDLVDTQGNTAEGVHVANAGGVWIDLVHGFAGVADSAKGLRIEPRLPAEWQSMKVRMQRHGSHIEVHLTHRGGTVRVLDGGPLALDLESGPATVGPGEELEIPV; from the coding sequence ATGAGATACACCTCGCTGCCAGAGCCACTGCCCAAGCACAGGTTCCCGCCCGACCCGTGGAGGCTGGTCGAAACCGAGCCAGACGCCCACGACATCGGTGTCACCGAGACCCTGTTCGCCAACGCCAACGGCTATCTCGGAATGCGTGCAAATCCGAGCGAGGGTCGCGAGGCCCACTCGCACGGCACCTACCTGAACGGCTTCCACGAGACCTGGCCGATACAGCACGCCGAGATGGCGCATGCGTTCGCGACCACAGGCCAGACCATCGTCAACGTTCCCGACGCCAAGCTGCTGAAGCTCTACGTGGACGATGAGCCCCTGCTGCTGACCGACGCCGACCTCGACCACTACGAGCGCGCCATCGACTTTCGCTCGGGTTGGTCATATCGAGACCTCATATGGCGCACACCCGCCGGCAAGCGGATCAAGGTGCGCTCGACGCGCATGGTCAGTCTGGTGCACCGGCACATCGCCGTCTTGACCTTCGAGCTGGAAATGATCGACTCGAATGCGCCGGTTGTGGTGTCTTCGCAGCTACTCAACCGCCAGGACGGCGAGGACGAATACCACGTGCGCTCGGCTGCGCTCGGCGAAGGTGTCGACCCTCGCAAGGCGCGGCGATTCGAGCGCAGGGTCCTGGAACCGCGGCTGCGCTATGGCCGCGAGATGGGCGCGACACTGGGCTACCGGTGCGCCAACAGCGGTATGACGCTGACCTGTGCGTACGACCACGATGTCGAGACCGACTGCGAGTACACGGTCGAGACATCGGTGGACGCCGACCTGGCCAAGACCGTGTTCAGCTTCGATGCCGTCGCCGGAGCTCCGATACGCATCGTCAAGTACGTGTCGTATCACTCGTCGCGAGGTGTGCCCGTTCAAGAGCTGGCCGACCGCTGCGACCGAACGTTGGCGCGGGCTCAGCGGACCGGTCTCGAACAGTTGCGCACCGACCAACGGCAGTGGCTCGACGAGTTCTGGTCGAACGCCGACGTCGAGATTGACGGCGATACACAGATGCAGCAGGCGATCCGCTGGAACCTCTTCCAGCTGGCGCAGGCGTCGGCGTGCGCCAACGAGCACGGCATAGCGGCCAAGGCGGTGACCGCCGGCGGCTACGACGGCCACTACTTCTGGGACACCGAGGTGTACGTGGTGCCGTTCCTGGCATACACCAACCCCGAAGCCGCCCGGAAGCTGCTGAGGTTCAGATGGCGAATGCTGGACGCAGCCCGCAGGCGTGCAACCGAGCTGAGCCAGTTGGGCGCCCTGGTCCCGTGGCGAACCATCAACGGCGAGGAAGCCTCGGCGTATTACGCCGCTGGCACGGCTCAGTACCACATCAACGCGGCCGTGGTTCAAGCCCTCGAGCGCTACTTCATGGCCACCGGCGATGTCGATTTCCTGATCAACGAAGGCGCCGAGATACTGGTCGAGACGGCCAGGTTGTACGAGGATCTGGGCTTCTACGCCACCAACGGCAGGCCCCAGTTCAAGATCCATCGCGTCACCGGACCAGACGAGTACACGACGGTGGTGAACGACAACCTCTACACAAACGTGATGGCTCGCTTCAACATGCGCTTCGCCGCCAACACGGTGTCGATGATGAAGGCCGATCACCCCGAGGCGTACGAGGCGTTGTGCCGTCATACCGGCCTGGACGAGGAAGAGATCGTTCGCTGGCACATGGCTGCCGACGCCATGTACCTGCCCTACGACGAGGCGCTGGGCATCCACCCGCAAGACGACAACTTCCTGGACCTAGAGCCGTGGGACTTCGCCAACACCCCAGCTGACAAATACCCCCTGTTGCTGAACTTCCATCCACTGGTGATCTACCGCCACCAGGTGCTCAAGCAGGCCGACGTGGTGCTGGCGATGTATCTGCGCAGCGAGCATTTCAACGTCGACCAGAAGCGGCGCAACTTCGACTACTACGACCCCATCACCACCGGCGATTCGTCGCTGTCGGCGTGCATCCAGTCGGTGGTCGCAGCTCAGGTCGGCTACGAAGACCTGGCCTATGACTACTTCCAGCACGCACTGTTCCTGGACCTCGTCGACACCCAGGGCAACACGGCAGAAGGCGTGCACGTCGCCAACGCCGGCGGCGTGTGGATAGATCTGGTGCACGGATTCGCAGGTGTTGCCGACTCGGCCAAGGGGCTACGGATAGAGCCCCGCCTGCCCGCCGAGTGGCAGTCGATGAAGGTTCGGATGCAGCGGCACGGGTCGCACATCGAGGTCCACCTCACCCACAGAGGCGGCACCGTGCGAGTGCTCGACGGCGGGCCTTTGGCGCTTGACCTCGAGTCGGGACCGGCCACCGTCGGGCCCGGAGAGGAACTCGAGATCCCGGTCTGA
- a CDS encoding amidohydrolase family protein, giving the protein MAYIEGRVVHDADAHIMETPDWVRQHADPSIRELIKLPGYTNELRQTGDNDEQLANIAAAFDKIVQKHRSDEYRAKFDEEVMHLKNFAGPGTFIAEDRPAVLDAIGVSSQLVFNTFHNRALRDWEHSENLELAYGGARAHNRAMAEFCGVDRRLLSTLYVPLADFDLAAEMAGECIEMGAGALLIQSGCPAGHSPSHRGLDRVWAQAQEAGIPVVFHVGGTDDLLDANYFNNGLPIPPDFHGGDENFRSVDYMAIPHQIETTLATLIFDGVLERFPNLKWGVIEQGCSWVPSWIKYMESAFEAFHRHEDRLQALSLRPTEYVERQVRVTPYPTEDVGWVTDQIGPDILMFNTDYPHVEGGRRPYERFEKSLGDRSEEIREKFYSLNMLDLMGNALAPVG; this is encoded by the coding sequence ATGGCCTACATCGAAGGACGCGTAGTTCACGACGCCGACGCCCACATCATGGAAACCCCCGACTGGGTCCGCCAACACGCCGATCCGTCGATCCGTGAACTCATCAAGCTGCCCGGCTACACCAACGAGCTGCGCCAGACCGGCGACAACGACGAACAGCTCGCCAACATCGCGGCGGCGTTCGACAAGATCGTTCAAAAGCACCGGTCAGACGAGTATCGAGCCAAGTTCGACGAAGAGGTCATGCACCTCAAGAACTTCGCCGGGCCTGGCACCTTCATCGCCGAAGACCGGCCCGCTGTGCTGGATGCGATCGGTGTCAGCTCGCAGCTGGTGTTCAACACCTTCCACAACCGGGCGTTGCGAGACTGGGAACACTCGGAAAACCTCGAGCTCGCGTACGGGGGCGCCCGCGCGCACAACCGGGCCATGGCCGAGTTCTGTGGGGTCGACCGACGCCTGCTCTCGACGTTGTATGTGCCTCTGGCCGACTTCGACCTCGCCGCAGAAATGGCGGGCGAGTGCATAGAGATGGGCGCGGGCGCACTGCTGATCCAGTCCGGCTGCCCGGCAGGCCACTCGCCCAGCCACCGCGGACTCGACCGGGTGTGGGCGCAGGCCCAGGAAGCCGGCATACCGGTGGTGTTCCACGTCGGCGGCACCGACGACCTGCTCGATGCCAACTACTTCAACAACGGCCTGCCCATCCCACCCGATTTCCACGGCGGCGACGAGAACTTCCGCTCGGTCGACTACATGGCCATCCCCCACCAGATCGAAACCACCCTGGCCACCCTGATCTTCGACGGCGTGCTCGAGCGGTTCCCGAACCTCAAATGGGGCGTCATAGAGCAGGGCTGCTCGTGGGTGCCGTCGTGGATCAAGTACATGGAGTCGGCGTTCGAGGCCTTCCACCGCCACGAGGATCGGCTGCAGGCGCTGTCGCTTCGCCCCACCGAGTACGTGGAACGCCAGGTGCGGGTGACGCCCTACCCCACCGAGGACGTCGGCTGGGTCACCGATCAGATCGGCCCCGACATCTTGATGTTCAACACCGACTATCCCCACGTCGAAGGCGGCCGGCGTCCCTACGAGAGGTTTGAGAAGAGTCTTGGCGATCGCTCGGAAGAGATCCGCGAGAAGTTCTACAGCCTGAACATGCTCGACCTGATGGGCAACGCCCTGGCCCCGGTGGGCTGA
- a CDS encoding bifunctional diguanylate cyclase/phosphodiesterase encodes MVTLRDVTSELRYKSELRRQARVDVLTGLPNRRMLEPAISRAQRVAIESAAEGHEACPHTLAMIDLDGFKEINDTLGHSVGDKVLTIAARRLASAVGESGFVLRLGGDEFAVVVPKVCDIGALEAFAQRVISAIAEPIAIAHRHETVRTSIGFATSTELLALEELLRRADLALYEAKRSGGGTWRLFDDTMARRAEETTAMSRALRDADHANEFRLVYQPVVRADTTEVEFYEALLRWNSPDLGEVGPDRFIPVAETTGDIVAIGWWVIEEACRQVRSWRDVGMDPDLTVSVNVSPVQLEEPDFSDRVLELVSAWGVEPSSLIIEVTESGLVGQSGPPLDHLRRLREAGCRVAIDDFGSGYSNLGQMLGLPLDIIKVDRLLIDQLTSMRVQMGGDPAQPCTIMEAVVQIASALQAPVVAEGVEDAVQRHSLYESGVTLLQGFAFSRPVPPDEIVAMAGCPTAESYV; translated from the coding sequence GTGGTCACCCTGCGCGACGTCACATCGGAGCTGCGGTACAAGTCCGAGCTCAGGCGCCAAGCTCGAGTCGACGTCCTGACAGGGCTGCCGAACCGGCGGATGCTCGAGCCGGCCATCTCACGAGCCCAGCGAGTAGCGATCGAGTCAGCCGCCGAAGGCCACGAGGCATGCCCCCACACACTGGCGATGATCGACCTCGATGGCTTCAAGGAGATCAACGACACACTGGGCCACTCGGTGGGTGACAAGGTCCTGACGATCGCGGCTCGGCGCCTGGCCTCCGCTGTCGGTGAATCGGGGTTTGTACTGCGCCTGGGCGGTGACGAGTTCGCAGTTGTGGTCCCCAAGGTCTGCGACATCGGCGCTCTGGAGGCCTTTGCGCAGCGGGTGATTTCGGCAATAGCCGAGCCGATCGCCATCGCCCACCGACACGAAACCGTTCGTACCAGCATCGGATTCGCCACCTCCACCGAGCTGCTCGCCCTCGAAGAACTACTGCGCCGAGCAGACCTGGCTCTTTACGAAGCGAAACGCTCTGGCGGTGGCACCTGGCGATTGTTCGACGACACAATGGCCAGGCGAGCCGAGGAAACCACCGCCATGTCGCGGGCACTGCGCGACGCCGACCACGCCAATGAGTTCCGCCTCGTCTACCAGCCCGTCGTCAGGGCCGACACAACCGAGGTCGAGTTCTACGAGGCTTTGCTTCGGTGGAACAGCCCCGACCTGGGCGAGGTCGGGCCCGACAGGTTCATCCCCGTGGCCGAAACCACCGGCGACATCGTGGCCATCGGCTGGTGGGTGATCGAAGAGGCCTGCCGCCAGGTCAGGTCGTGGCGCGACGTCGGTATGGATCCAGACCTCACGGTTTCGGTGAACGTGTCGCCGGTGCAGCTCGAAGAGCCCGACTTCTCGGACAGGGTGCTCGAGCTGGTCTCGGCATGGGGTGTCGAGCCGAGTTCGCTGATCATCGAGGTCACCGAGTCGGGTTTGGTCGGCCAGTCGGGTCCTCCGCTCGACCACCTCCGGCGACTGCGTGAAGCCGGCTGCCGAGTTGCCATCGACGACTTCGGTTCGGGGTACTCGAACCTGGGCCAGATGCTCGGGCTGCCCCTGGACATCATCAAGGTCGACCGCCTCCTGATCGACCAGCTGACCAGCATGCGGGTTCAGATGGGCGGTGACCCGGCCCAACCCTGCACGATCATGGAAGCGGTGGTTCAGATCGCCAGCGCGTTGCAGGCCCCGGTGGTAGCCGAAGGTGTCGAGGATGCCGTTCAGCGCCATTCGCTGTACGAGTCCGGGGTCACCCTGTTGCAGGGCTTCGCGTTCTCGCGCCCGGTGCCTCCCGACGAGATCGTGGCCATGGCCGGTTGCCCCACGGCAGAGTCGTACGTCTGA
- a CDS encoding ferredoxin reductase family protein yields the protein MLTQTKPTTWRDQLTKLGRAMVGSVGDWTPRLPKFTSLRPSMSWIGPLAMLASTLVGWFAFSGAQGEHGSSVAFGLFIGSVSIVLMAWSFVLAVRIRLLEPLFGGLDRMYKAHRWAGTAAVVAMFLHTQVDAEIEGGIRGASKALANSAEDLASVAQYLLYALVGISLLRVIPYRWWRQTHKLLGIPFLFASAHFFTAQKPYANSSGWGRYFAVVMIAGALAWIWRVVGRDGIARGSRYRVVSQQVSGSTTELTLAPQGRRIEFRPGQFASVKIAARTMAEPHMFSIASSPDDDQLVFHIRALGDWSDRLLHTDVVGETVWVEGPYGRFRPLPDNDSAGIVWVAGGVGITPFLSAVASLKPGDIRPLLIYCVRNPDDAVGIDQLEHAAAQGLIRLELFVSSHRGRLDSEVLAGMVGGSLEGTHVAVCGPQGLIDTVESTAHTMGAASIATEDFDIRSGVGPEVSREFAQLVDAVGSPRRPYTPGHDE from the coding sequence ATGCTCACCCAAACCAAGCCAACGACCTGGCGCGATCAGTTGACCAAGCTCGGCCGAGCGATGGTCGGTTCGGTCGGTGACTGGACGCCCCGCCTGCCGAAGTTCACATCGCTGCGACCTTCGATGTCGTGGATCGGGCCGTTGGCCATGCTGGCATCGACGCTTGTGGGATGGTTCGCGTTCTCAGGCGCGCAGGGCGAACACGGCAGCTCGGTGGCCTTCGGGTTGTTCATCGGTTCGGTTTCGATCGTGTTGATGGCCTGGAGCTTCGTGCTGGCGGTACGCATCCGCCTGCTGGAGCCCCTGTTCGGCGGCCTCGATCGCATGTACAAGGCCCACCGATGGGCCGGTACCGCTGCGGTGGTGGCGATGTTCCTGCACACCCAGGTCGACGCCGAGATCGAAGGCGGAATTCGCGGTGCATCGAAGGCTCTGGCGAACTCGGCTGAGGACCTGGCTAGCGTGGCCCAATATCTGCTCTACGCCCTGGTCGGCATCAGCTTGCTGAGGGTCATCCCGTACCGCTGGTGGCGCCAAACGCACAAGCTGTTGGGAATACCGTTCCTGTTTGCCTCGGCCCACTTCTTCACGGCCCAGAAGCCCTATGCCAACAGCTCTGGTTGGGGTCGCTACTTCGCCGTCGTGATGATTGCAGGAGCCCTCGCTTGGATCTGGAGGGTGGTGGGGCGCGACGGCATCGCACGCGGCAGCCGGTATCGCGTCGTCTCGCAGCAGGTCAGCGGCTCTACGACCGAGTTGACGTTGGCCCCCCAGGGTCGTCGGATCGAGTTTCGGCCTGGCCAGTTCGCCTCGGTCAAGATCGCGGCGCGCACCATGGCCGAGCCCCACATGTTCAGCATCGCGTCGTCGCCCGACGACGATCAGCTGGTGTTTCACATCCGGGCGCTCGGCGACTGGAGCGATCGGCTGCTGCACACCGACGTGGTCGGCGAGACGGTTTGGGTCGAGGGCCCATACGGTCGGTTCAGGCCGCTGCCCGACAACGACAGCGCCGGCATCGTGTGGGTTGCCGGCGGCGTCGGCATCACGCCGTTCCTTTCGGCCGTCGCGTCGCTGAAGCCCGGCGACATTCGACCCCTGCTGATCTATTGCGTTCGCAACCCCGACGACGCCGTGGGCATCGACCAGCTCGAGCACGCCGCCGCCCAAGGGCTGATACGACTGGAGCTGTTCGTGTCGAGCCACCGCGGCAGGCTCGACTCCGAGGTCCTGGCCGGCATGGTCGGTGGGTCGCTGGAAGGTACCCACGTCGCCGTCTGCGGCCCGCAAGGGCTGATCGACACGGTCGAGTCGACCGCCCACACCATGGGCGCAGCGTCGATCGCCACCGAAGACTTCGACATCAGATCGGGCGTTGGCCCGGAGGTGTCGCGCGAGTTCGCCCAGTTGGTTGACGCCGTCGGGTCGCCGAGGCGTCCGTACACTCCAGGGCATGACGAATGA
- the gpmI gene encoding 2,3-bisphosphoglycerate-independent phosphoglycerate mutase: protein MTNDASLELKPLDTFAGRSGPVLVVIADGVGMAPPGPMNAVTEAATPTIDSMVDSRLYTTLLAHGPAVGLPSDDDMGNSEVGHNALGAGRIFAQGAKLVNQAIRSGAIFESDVWNQAIERSKGSTLHLLGLHSDGNVHSNNAHLYALMRRAVAEGVGRIRVHILLDGRDVPPRSALPFIAQTEEVIAELASEGADVAIASGGGRMKITMDRYNADWGMVERGYMCHTHGVGRRFESASQAVETMYSETDAGDQYLNPFVIADGSGQPVGTMHDGDVVILYNFRGDRAIEISQAYEDPGFAHFDRGDHPDVYFAGMLQYDGDLLVPTNYLVAPPSIDRTLGEYLCASGIASFAVSETQKFGHVTYFWNGNRSGYFDEQLETYVEIPSDNIEFNQAPAMKAREITEATIELLRSGRYRMGRINFPNGDMVGHTGDLKATIDAMQVLDDCIEKLIEAVDEVGGIMIFHRRPRQRRHHVHRVFRR from the coding sequence ATGACGAATGACGCGTCGCTCGAGCTGAAGCCACTGGACACCTTTGCCGGCCGCAGCGGACCGGTGCTGGTCGTCATCGCAGACGGTGTCGGTATGGCCCCGCCTGGCCCGATGAACGCTGTGACCGAGGCCGCCACACCCACCATCGACTCAATGGTCGATTCCCGCCTTTACACCACCTTGCTGGCGCACGGCCCGGCGGTTGGTCTGCCCTCAGACGACGACATGGGCAACAGCGAGGTCGGGCACAATGCGTTGGGCGCTGGTCGAATCTTCGCCCAGGGCGCCAAGCTGGTGAACCAGGCGATTCGCTCGGGCGCCATCTTCGAATCCGACGTCTGGAACCAGGCGATCGAGCGGTCGAAGGGTTCGACCCTGCACCTGCTGGGCCTTCACTCCGACGGCAACGTCCACAGCAACAATGCTCACCTGTACGCGCTCATGCGCAGGGCGGTGGCAGAGGGGGTGGGCCGCATCAGGGTTCACATCCTGCTCGATGGCCGCGACGTGCCTCCAAGGTCTGCCTTGCCGTTCATCGCCCAGACAGAAGAGGTCATCGCCGAACTCGCCTCCGAAGGTGCCGATGTGGCCATCGCGTCGGGCGGCGGCCGAATGAAGATCACCATGGACCGCTACAACGCCGATTGGGGCATGGTCGAACGCGGCTACATGTGCCACACCCACGGCGTCGGCCGCAGGTTCGAGAGCGCCTCCCAGGCAGTCGAGACCATGTACTCGGAGACCGACGCGGGCGACCAATACCTCAACCCGTTCGTCATCGCCGACGGGTCGGGTCAGCCGGTGGGCACCATGCACGACGGCGATGTCGTGATCTTGTACAACTTCCGCGGCGACCGGGCCATCGAGATCAGCCAGGCGTACGAAGACCCGGGGTTTGCACACTTCGATCGCGGCGATCATCCCGACGTGTACTTCGCCGGGATGCTGCAATACGACGGCGATCTGCTGGTTCCCACCAACTATCTGGTGGCGCCGCCGTCGATCGACCGAACGCTCGGCGAATACCTGTGCGCCAGCGGTATCGCCAGCTTCGCTGTCAGCGAGACGCAGAAGTTCGGCCACGTCACCTACTTCTGGAACGGCAACCGCAGCGGCTATTTCGACGAGCAACTCGAGACCTATGTCGAGATCCCGTCCGACAACATCGAGTTCAACCAGGCCCCGGCGATGAAGGCTCGTGAGATCACCGAGGCGACCATCGAGTTGCTCAGGTCGGGCCGCTACCGCATGGGGCGGATCAACTTTCCCAACGGCGACATGGTCGGTCACACCGGCGACCTCAAAGCGACCATAGACGCCATGCAGGTGCTGGACGACTGCATCGAGAAGTTGATCGAAGCCGTCGACGAGGTCGGTGGCATCATGATTTTTCACCGCCGACCACGGCAACGCCGACATCATGTACACCGAGTCTTCCGACGGTGA
- a CDS encoding heme-binding protein — MTQLSIEHARTIISAGFAKAMAEGFKPLAILVLDAGGHPLAFERQDGASFGRFDVANGKARAAIAMGVGSRTLDSMARDRPHFMSGLVGAFGGTVVPVPGGVLVTDQTGAVIGAVGVSGDTSDNDETAAVAGIEGAGLVALV; from the coding sequence ATGACGCAGCTCTCGATCGAACACGCACGCACCATCATTAGCGCCGGGTTTGCCAAGGCGATGGCCGAGGGTTTCAAACCGCTGGCGATTCTGGTGCTGGACGCCGGAGGTCACCCGCTGGCCTTCGAACGTCAGGACGGGGCATCGTTCGGTCGTTTCGACGTGGCAAACGGCAAGGCCAGGGCTGCCATCGCCATGGGCGTCGGCTCGCGGACCCTCGACTCGATGGCTCGCGACAGACCACATTTCATGAGCGGCCTGGTCGGAGCCTTTGGTGGCACAGTGGTACCTGTACCCGGTGGGGTGTTGGTGACCGACCAGACGGGCGCGGTGATCGGCGCGGTGGGTGTCAGCGGCGACACCAGCGACAATGACGAGACCGCTGCTGTGGCCGGGATAGAAGGCGCCGGCCTGGTAGCCCTGGTGTGA
- a CDS encoding beta-phosphoglucomutase family hydrolase yields the protein MPTDRVLDWTSYRAVLFDLDGVVTPTAEIHERAWAELFADYDYSQADYLAYIDGKPRYDGVAAFLDSRGLSLPWGDPSDPPGDSTVCALGNKKNEKFNEILERDHIAPYPGTIAVVELLESNGIAQAIVSSSKNARAVLAAAGLEGRFGVIVDGVTAVEESLAGKPAPDMFQHAARQLGVEADACVVVEDAVAGVGAGAAGGFGFVLGVDRGGNGQALADAGASAVVEDLDETLRAGE from the coding sequence ATGCCAACGGATCGAGTCCTCGACTGGACCAGCTACCGAGCCGTGCTGTTCGATCTCGACGGGGTGGTCACACCAACCGCCGAGATCCACGAACGCGCGTGGGCCGAGCTGTTCGCCGACTACGACTACAGCCAGGCCGACTACCTGGCCTACATCGACGGAAAGCCGCGCTACGACGGGGTTGCTGCCTTTCTCGATTCCAGGGGCCTGAGCCTGCCGTGGGGCGACCCATCGGACCCTCCCGGCGACAGCACCGTGTGCGCTCTGGGTAACAAGAAGAACGAGAAGTTCAACGAGATTCTCGAACGCGACCACATTGCGCCCTACCCGGGCACGATCGCTGTCGTCGAGTTGCTCGAGTCCAACGGGATAGCACAGGCGATCGTGTCGTCGTCGAAGAACGCCAGGGCGGTACTGGCCGCGGCGGGCCTCGAGGGGCGCTTCGGGGTCATCGTCGACGGTGTCACAGCAGTCGAAGAAAGCCTTGCGGGTAAGCCGGCGCCCGACATGTTCCAGCATGCGGCTCGACAGTTGGGTGTCGAGGCCGATGCCTGTGTGGTGGTCGAAGATGCCGTGGCCGGGGTCGGTGCGGGGGCCGCGGGTGGTTTCGGGTTCGTGCTAGGGGTCGACAGGGGAGGAAACGGTCAGGCCCTGGCAGACGCGGGCGCCTCGGCCGTGGTCGAGGACCTGGACGAAACCCTTCGAGCGGGAGAGTGA
- a CDS encoding ABC transporter ATP-binding protein → MTDETSQTRPSAFDIIRQGLAMTPEFRRVIWAMIGAGVLLGLGRISVPILFQRIIDQGLLTEDGIDRSTLYRLAAITAAVVVVVSAMSLITELVMVRVAERALANLRTVVLRRALDLSLAEHGQARQGDLVSRTTGDLETLTKFLDWGAWSWLVASTIALTAAIAMLVYSWLLAIVALITMAAMIPLLRAIQRRQQVGYGVVRDRTGDLLGDSTEVISGAEVVRAFGRQQDAIARIDTDIDAAYEAQVRVNRPSSLLFTISDVFGTLAVSAVLLVVVWLGVADAPELGTVVAMLFLIQIILTPVAELTEVIDQTSLALAGWNRAIELASRPQALPDPTDPVPVPHGPLSVELDQVTFAYDEHTVISEVSVSIAPGTAVALVGSTGSGKTTLARLLCRLADPVEGAVRLGGVDLRNMSGPDRRRAVRMVPQDGFLFATTVLDNILRGRAGATRADAEAAIETLGLGDWIAGLPQGLDTQVAAGGDGLSEGERQLVAIVRAALADPGLLILDEATSSLDPSTELAMSRALEHIQRGRTTVTVAHRLSTAERADLVVLLDHGRLLEVGSHQELMSKGGAYAALHAAWTRGVAT, encoded by the coding sequence ATGACCGACGAGACCTCACAGACCAGGCCCAGCGCCTTCGACATCATTCGCCAGGGCCTGGCGATGACACCAGAGTTCAGGCGCGTCATCTGGGCGATGATCGGCGCGGGCGTTCTGCTCGGCCTGGGCCGCATATCGGTGCCGATCCTGTTCCAGCGCATCATCGATCAGGGTCTGCTGACCGAAGACGGGATCGATCGCTCGACCCTGTATCGCCTGGCGGCTATCACCGCCGCCGTTGTGGTGGTGGTGTCGGCCATGTCGCTGATCACCGAACTGGTCATGGTGCGCGTCGCCGAACGTGCGCTGGCCAACCTGCGCACCGTTGTGCTGCGCCGGGCGCTGGACCTGTCGCTGGCCGAGCACGGCCAGGCCCGCCAGGGTGACCTGGTGTCGCGCACCACGGGCGACCTCGAGACCCTCACCAAGTTCCTCGACTGGGGCGCATGGAGTTGGCTGGTGGCTTCGACCATCGCTCTCACTGCTGCCATAGCGATGCTGGTCTACTCGTGGCTGCTGGCGATAGTGGCTCTGATCACGATGGCTGCGATGATTCCGCTGTTGAGGGCCATTCAGCGCCGTCAGCAGGTGGGCTACGGGGTGGTCCGCGACCGCACCGGCGACCTGCTCGGAGACTCGACCGAGGTCATCTCCGGCGCCGAGGTGGTGCGCGCCTTTGGCCGTCAACAAGACGCCATCGCCCGTATCGACACCGACATCGATGCCGCGTACGAAGCACAGGTTCGGGTCAATCGGCCCAGCTCGTTGCTGTTCACCATCTCCGATGTGTTCGGCACACTCGCGGTGTCGGCGGTGCTGCTGGTGGTCGTGTGGCTCGGGGTTGCCGACGCTCCCGAGCTGGGAACCGTCGTGGCCATGCTGTTCTTGATCCAGATCATCTTGACCCCGGTCGCCGAACTGACCGAGGTCATCGACCAGACTTCGCTGGCCTTGGCGGGCTGGAACCGCGCAATCGAGCTGGCCTCGCGCCCCCAGGCTCTCCCCGACCCGACCGATCCGGTGCCCGTTCCTCACGGTCCCCTCTCGGTCGAACTCGACCAAGTCACCTTCGCCTACGACGAACACACCGTCATCTCCGAAGTGTCTGTCTCCATCGCCCCTGGAACGGCCGTAGCACTGGTCGGTTCGACCGGATCGGGAAAGACCACCCTGGCCCGTCTGCTGTGCCGCCTCGCCGACCCCGTCGAGGGTGCCGTCAGGCTGGGCGGCGTAGACCTGCGCAACATGTCTGGACCAGACCGCCGCCGGGCTGTTCGAATGGTTCCCCAAGACGGCTTCTTGTTCGCCACAACCGTTCTGGACAACATCTTGCGAGGCCGGGCTGGTGCCACACGAGCCGACGCCGAAGCTGCGATCGAGACGCTGGGGTTGGGCGACTGGATCGCCGGCCTGCCACAAGGACTCGACACCCAGGTGGCCGCCGGCGGTGACGGCCTGTCGGAGGGCGAGCGTCAACTGGTGGCGATTGTGCGCGCTGCTCTGGCCGACCCGGGCCTGTTGATCCTCGACGAGGCCACCTCATCGCTCGACCCGTCGACAGAGCTGGCGATGAGCCGGGCCCTCGAACACATTCAGCGAGGCCGAACCACCGTGACGGTTGCCCACCGCCTCTCGACCGCGGAACGCGCAGATCTGGTCGTGTTGCTTGATCATGGACGCTTGCTGGAGGTGGGTTCGCACCAGGAGCTCATGTCCAAAGGTGGTGCCTATGCGGCCCTACACGCCGCCTGGACCCGCGGCGTGGCGACCTGA